The Alkalibacter saccharofermentans DSM 14828 genome has a window encoding:
- a CDS encoding (2Fe-2S) ferredoxin domain-containing protein yields MNKVKSLDELMKIRKEAEKTFNLRATSGDKDRIILRVGMATCGIASGARETMNTLIEELAKEDITNVSVTQTGCMGYCEEEPIVEVVFPDKPSVVYAHVDQDRAKEIVQKHIKEGVLLENAIMNKSFDTVRE; encoded by the coding sequence ATGAATAAAGTCAAGTCATTAGACGAATTAATGAAAATAAGAAAAGAAGCAGAGAAGACATTCAATCTTCGAGCTACCTCAGGAGATAAAGACAGAATCATTTTACGTGTCGGCATGGCGACATGCGGTATCGCCTCGGGAGCTAGAGAAACTATGAATACTCTTATTGAAGAATTGGCAAAAGAAGATATTACAAACGTCAGTGTAACTCAAACAGGATGTATGGGATACTGCGAAGAAGAACCGATAGTAGAAGTTGTATTCCCTGACAAGCCATCTGTAGTTTATGCTCATGTAGATCAAGACAGAGCGAAAGAAATAGTTCAAAAGCACATAAAAGAAGGCGTGCTTTTGGAAAATGCAATAATGAACAAATCCTTTGACACGGTGAGAGAATAG
- the nuoE gene encoding NADH-quinone oxidoreductase subunit NuoE — translation METSMLTKEQYDELEQFIEAIPDKKDALISVLHKAQQIFGYLPREVQFFISQKLNVPSSKVYGVITFYSYFTIEPRGKYQINVCTGTACFVRGAEKIVTEFERKLGIKVGETSEDGKFSIAGLRCVGACGLAPVVIVNEKVYGRIKPEDVNKILIEYSEEV, via the coding sequence ATGGAAACCAGTATGCTTACAAAAGAACAATATGATGAGCTGGAACAATTTATCGAAGCTATACCGGATAAAAAGGATGCGCTAATTTCCGTGCTTCATAAAGCCCAGCAAATTTTTGGCTACTTGCCAAGAGAGGTGCAATTTTTTATATCACAAAAGTTAAATGTACCGTCATCAAAAGTTTACGGGGTAATTACCTTTTACTCTTACTTCACCATTGAACCAAGGGGTAAATACCAAATCAATGTATGTACGGGAACCGCTTGCTTTGTAAGGGGAGCAGAAAAGATTGTAACTGAATTTGAGAGGAAACTTGGAATCAAGGTCGGAGAGACTTCTGAAGACGGAAAATTCTCTATTGCCGGGCTTAGATGTGTAGGTGCATGTGGGTTGGCTCCGGTTGTTATTGTTAATGAAAAAGTTTATGGTAGGATCAAGCCGGAAGATGTCAACAAAATATTGATCGAGTATTCTGAGGAGGTATAA
- the pflB gene encoding formate C-acetyltransferase produces the protein MTYLDFKGGKWSKEINVRDFILKNVTPYEGDDKFLSGPTDRTNLIWEKISQLLTDERNNGGVLDVDTKNVSTITAHDAGYIDKSNEVIVGLQTDAPLKRAIMPFGGIRMVLKGCEAYGFDIDPSFEEIFTIYRKTHNAGVYDAYTEEMRTAKKAGVITGLPDAYGRGRIIGDYRRVALYGVDRLIEDKYNELEQCNVNLSEESSIRLREELSEQIKALKDLVKMGSKYGFDLSKPAKNATEAVQWVYFAYLAAVKEQNGAAMSLGRVSSFLDIYIERDLKNRLLTEEQAQELMDQFVIKLRIVRFLRTPEYDNLFSGDPTWVTESIGGMATDGRTLVTKSSFRFLHTLENLGPAPEPNMTVLWSEKLPVNFKNYCSKLSINTSSIQYESDDIMRDYYGDDYGIACCVSAMKIGKQMQFFGARCNLAKALLYAINGGKDEKTGLQIGPEFKGISTEYLRYEDVIKSFDSTLDWLAGLYIDTLNIIHYMHDKYCYEKIQMALHDKDVLRTMACGIAGLSVVADSLSAIKHAKVKTIRDESGLAVDYEIEGDYPKFGNNDPLVDDIASDVVKLFMDKLRKHKTYRESVPTMSILTITSNVVYGEKTGNTPDGRKTGEPLAPGANPMHGRDKNGALAVLSSIGKLPYEHAQDGISYTFSIIPKALGKDNDDRINNMTALLDGYFANGGHHINVNVFEKETLLDAMDHPEKYPQLTIRVSGYAVNFIKLTRKQQIDVINRTFHEKI, from the coding sequence ATGACATATTTAGATTTTAAAGGTGGTAAATGGTCTAAGGAAATCAATGTTAGAGATTTTATATTGAAAAACGTCACACCCTACGAGGGGGACGATAAATTTCTTTCTGGCCCTACTGACAGAACCAATCTCATTTGGGAAAAAATATCCCAGCTTCTGACTGATGAAAGAAACAACGGAGGCGTGCTGGATGTAGATACTAAAAACGTCTCAACCATTACGGCACATGATGCTGGATATATAGATAAATCAAATGAAGTAATAGTCGGGCTTCAAACAGATGCCCCCTTGAAACGAGCAATCATGCCTTTTGGCGGCATCAGGATGGTTCTTAAGGGATGTGAAGCTTATGGTTTCGACATCGACCCCTCCTTTGAGGAAATATTCACTATTTACAGAAAAACTCATAATGCTGGCGTATATGACGCCTATACCGAAGAGATGAGGACAGCAAAAAAAGCTGGAGTAATAACCGGTCTTCCGGATGCTTACGGGAGAGGCAGAATAATCGGTGACTACAGGCGGGTAGCACTATACGGAGTAGACAGATTAATAGAAGACAAGTACAATGAACTTGAACAGTGCAACGTCAATTTATCCGAAGAATCTTCTATCAGACTGCGCGAAGAGCTCTCTGAACAGATAAAAGCTCTGAAAGATTTGGTGAAGATGGGCTCTAAATATGGATTCGACCTTTCCAAACCTGCAAAAAATGCTACCGAAGCCGTACAGTGGGTGTACTTTGCCTACCTTGCTGCAGTCAAGGAGCAAAACGGAGCCGCGATGAGCCTTGGGAGGGTATCTAGCTTCCTTGATATATACATCGAGAGAGACTTGAAAAATCGTTTATTGACAGAAGAACAAGCCCAGGAACTTATGGATCAATTTGTAATCAAATTGAGAATAGTAAGATTTTTAAGAACCCCCGAGTATGACAATCTCTTCAGTGGTGATCCGACATGGGTCACTGAAAGCATCGGCGGGATGGCTACCGATGGCAGGACTCTGGTAACAAAAAGTTCTTTTAGATTCCTGCATACTCTTGAAAACCTTGGACCTGCACCGGAACCCAACATGACTGTTCTCTGGTCGGAAAAGCTACCTGTCAACTTTAAGAATTATTGCTCCAAGCTTTCTATAAACACCAGTTCCATTCAGTACGAAAGTGATGACATAATGAGAGATTACTACGGCGATGATTACGGTATAGCATGCTGTGTTTCTGCCATGAAAATCGGTAAACAGATGCAGTTTTTTGGAGCCAGGTGCAACCTTGCAAAAGCATTGCTATATGCGATAAACGGAGGAAAAGACGAAAAAACCGGTCTCCAGATTGGACCTGAATTCAAGGGAATTTCTACTGAATACCTTCGTTATGAAGATGTTATTAAAAGCTTTGATTCAACCCTTGACTGGCTAGCAGGCCTATACATCGATACGCTGAACATCATACACTACATGCACGACAAGTACTGCTACGAAAAGATACAAATGGCACTCCATGACAAGGACGTGCTCAGAACTATGGCTTGCGGAATAGCAGGACTATCAGTGGTGGCAGATTCCTTAAGCGCAATAAAACATGCCAAGGTAAAAACAATCCGGGATGAATCCGGCCTGGCAGTAGATTATGAAATAGAGGGAGATTATCCTAAGTTTGGCAACAACGATCCATTAGTAGATGATATCGCTTCGGATGTAGTCAAATTGTTCATGGATAAACTCAGAAAGCACAAAACTTACAGAGAGTCCGTACCTACGATGTCCATTCTTACGATAACATCAAATGTGGTGTATGGAGAAAAAACGGGCAATACCCCGGATGGCAGAAAAACCGGAGAGCCATTGGCCCCGGGAGCCAACCCGATGCATGGAAGAGACAAAAATGGTGCCCTTGCAGTTTTGAGCTCCATAGGGAAGCTTCCCTACGAACATGCTCAAGATGGAATTTCATATACTTTCTCGATTATTCCAAAGGCTTTGGGCAAGGATAACGATGATCGAATCAACAATATGACAGCTTTGCTTGATGGATATTTCGCAAATGGCGGCCATCATATAAATGTTAATGTGTTTGAAAAAGAAACCCTTCTGGACGCTATGGATCACCCCGAGAAATATCCTCAATTAACTATACGCGTTTCAGGTTATGCTGTAAACTTCATCAAGCTTACTAGAAAGCAACAAATAGATGTAATAAACAGAACGTTCCACGAAAAAATATAA
- the pflA gene encoding pyruvate formate-lyase-activating protein: protein MKDSIKGRISSVESFGTVDGPGIRYIVFLQGCPLRCLYCHNRDTWDPKGGKETTVDEVFNEILKYKDYFRFSGGGVTVSGGEPTLQADFVTELFKKCKEHDINTALDTSGFADTEKLQELLSLTDLVLLDIKQTDENKHKQLTGVGLDKIRRFAAYLKEKKIPVWIRYVLVPGYTDDIKDLKEASEFISRHDNVQRVEVLPYHSMGQCKWEELGDDYKLKGIVTPSQEDVDKAQNILSAGLKRD from the coding sequence GTGAAAGATTCAATTAAAGGAAGAATCAGCTCTGTAGAGTCCTTTGGGACGGTTGACGGCCCTGGAATACGATATATCGTATTCCTTCAAGGCTGTCCTCTAAGGTGTCTTTACTGCCACAACAGAGATACCTGGGATCCCAAAGGCGGTAAAGAAACTACAGTAGACGAGGTTTTCAATGAAATACTAAAATATAAAGACTATTTTCGCTTTTCAGGTGGAGGGGTAACTGTATCTGGGGGAGAGCCTACGCTACAGGCAGATTTTGTAACGGAACTATTCAAAAAATGCAAAGAACATGACATCAATACTGCCCTGGACACCTCTGGATTTGCGGACACCGAAAAGCTCCAAGAGTTATTAAGCCTAACTGATCTTGTTCTCCTAGACATAAAACAGACAGACGAAAACAAGCATAAACAGCTGACCGGCGTAGGACTTGATAAAATCCGGCGCTTTGCTGCCTATCTTAAAGAAAAAAAAATTCCAGTATGGATTCGATATGTTCTAGTTCCGGGATATACAGACGACATCAAAGACTTAAAGGAAGCATCTGAATTCATATCCAGACATGATAATGTTCAAAGAGTCGAGGTTCTTCCCTACCACAGCATGGGACAGTGCAAATGGGAGGAGCTTGGAGATGATTACAAGCTAAAGGGCATTGTAACTCCTAGCCAAGAAGACGTAGATAAAGCTCAAAATATTTTGTCAGCTGGCCTAAAAAGAGATTAA
- a CDS encoding 4Fe-4S binding protein: MKGTKKIKNIQSWSYVIIIGFFVLSFIDHRFGILGLVCMGHPIFLAFKGHGKAHCSKVCPRGSFFGKFLPKISMNNPLPKSWRTTKVKNAALILMASVFTVMMALRGRGFTEIATILFRMMFMSFLIGALMGIIFKPRSWCQICPMGHGAYLIDQKFVNKKPEYDTVKS; encoded by the coding sequence ATGAAGGGTACAAAAAAAATTAAAAATATTCAGTCTTGGAGTTACGTAATTATTATAGGTTTCTTCGTGTTGTCATTTATCGATCATCGTTTTGGCATATTAGGGCTTGTCTGTATGGGACATCCTATTTTTCTTGCCTTTAAAGGCCACGGAAAAGCTCACTGTTCTAAAGTTTGCCCGAGAGGATCTTTTTTTGGCAAGTTCCTGCCTAAGATATCCATGAATAATCCTTTGCCGAAATCATGGCGAACAACAAAGGTGAAAAATGCAGCATTGATCCTCATGGCTTCGGTATTTACTGTAATGATGGCTCTGAGAGGTAGAGGATTTACCGAAATCGCTACAATTTTATTTAGGATGATGTTTATGTCATTTTTGATTGGAGCATTAATGGGGATTATATTCAAGCCAAGGAGCTGGTGTCAGATCTGCCCCATGGGACATGGAGCGTATTTGATAGATCAGAAGTTTGTAAATAAAAAACCGGAATATGATACTGTTAAAAGCTAA
- a CDS encoding Crp/Fnr family transcriptional regulator: MSKKEFERTFEMLSHLKDSQLSEIFRHAVIKVVEKGQFLQMEGEGCYGVPFILEGSIRFYRTTEDGKEKTLFRLGKGEVCLLAAMCILSEMDYSFNAYAEKNSRIMVMPTDLFFDLYHRDEIIQKYIFRQLTTKLITAYEQVEASALYDVRTRLEEYLSNHKDTHNIVVATHEKIAGDIGTSREVVTRNLKKLQMEDKIELRRGRIFLK, translated from the coding sequence ATGTCAAAAAAAGAATTTGAGCGAACTTTTGAAATGCTTTCCCATTTAAAAGATAGTCAACTGTCGGAGATATTCCGACATGCAGTTATTAAAGTTGTAGAAAAAGGTCAGTTTCTTCAAATGGAAGGAGAAGGATGCTATGGTGTCCCCTTCATTTTGGAAGGAAGCATAAGGTTTTATAGAACCACTGAAGACGGAAAAGAGAAGACGCTTTTTCGCCTTGGCAAAGGAGAAGTTTGTCTTTTAGCGGCAATGTGCATATTAAGCGAAATGGATTATAGCTTCAACGCTTATGCGGAAAAGAACAGCAGGATAATGGTGATGCCGACTGATTTATTCTTCGACCTTTACCATCGAGATGAGATTATCCAAAAATATATATTCAGACAGCTGACGACAAAACTGATTACTGCATATGAGCAGGTTGAAGCTTCAGCCCTTTACGATGTAAGGACCAGATTGGAAGAATACTTATCCAATCATAAGGATACGCATAATATAGTTGTTGCTACTCACGAAAAAATTGCAGGCGACATTGGAACTTCTAGGGAAGTAGTGACTAGAAATCTGAAAAAGCTTCAAATGGAAGACAAGATAGAATTAAGACGAGGAAGGATATTTTTAAAATAA
- a CDS encoding (2Fe-2S) ferredoxin domain-containing protein codes for MRTIKVCVGNTCHLKGSYKVLSIIQEYVKANRLSHEIELRGTFCLGRCTEGVSVQIDEGEIFSVTPGTAEDFIGNILQTA; via the coding sequence ATGCGCACTATTAAAGTCTGCGTTGGAAATACTTGTCACTTGAAAGGATCTTATAAGGTTTTGTCAATAATTCAGGAATATGTGAAGGCTAATCGTCTTTCTCACGAAATCGAGCTTCGGGGCACATTTTGTCTCGGTCGTTGCACTGAAGGAGTGTCCGTACAAATAGATGAAGGAGAGATCTTTTCTGTAACTCCGGGAACCGCTGAAGATTTCATAGGTAATATTTTACAAACAGCATAA
- a CDS encoding thioredoxin family protein, protein MKQFRDISDIKEAICQDNFFILVFSSSNCNVCISVKENIQHLLNKYPYLNFYQVPIDELPAASGDFLVFTVPTVALFHQGKEVYRASRFIPFKELEDKILFYNENL, encoded by the coding sequence ATGAAACAGTTTAGAGATATCTCGGATATTAAAGAAGCCATATGCCAAGATAATTTTTTTATACTGGTATTTTCATCAAGCAACTGCAACGTTTGTATCTCGGTTAAGGAAAATATCCAACATCTTCTTAATAAATATCCATATTTAAATTTTTATCAGGTTCCCATAGATGAACTTCCTGCTGCTAGCGGAGATTTTTTGGTCTTTACCGTCCCAACTGTTGCGCTTTTTCACCAAGGCAAAGAAGTCTACAGGGCATCTAGATTCATTCCATTTAAAGAACTGGAAGATAAAATTCTTTTTTATAATGAGAACCTATGA
- a CDS encoding nitroreductase family protein, whose translation MDKRSFKYDIMPEIKSRWSSRAFSDKKVENEEVMAVLEAASFAPSCFNEQPWRFILADTEGKKQKICSLLYDGNKRWACDAPVLLLLLSYKYFDSNSKDNYWHMFDTGTAWGYLSLEAWRRGLLVHAMGGFSRKRTREELKIDDDYDIVTIIAMGYPGNMSRLPEDLQKKEHPGVRKPVESLIIEMDESLPK comes from the coding sequence ATGGATAAGCGGAGCTTTAAATACGATATCATGCCGGAAATCAAAAGCCGTTGGTCTTCAAGAGCTTTTTCTGATAAAAAAGTTGAAAATGAAGAAGTAATGGCAGTGCTAGAAGCAGCATCTTTTGCTCCCTCTTGCTTCAACGAACAGCCCTGGCGCTTTATTCTTGCAGATACTGAAGGCAAAAAACAAAAGATTTGCTCTTTGCTATACGATGGAAATAAAAGGTGGGCATGCGATGCCCCTGTTTTGTTGCTCCTTCTCTCTTACAAGTATTTTGATTCCAACTCCAAGGATAATTACTGGCATATGTTCGATACTGGCACAGCCTGGGGTTATCTAAGCCTTGAAGCATGGAGGCGTGGACTTTTGGTACATGCTATGGGAGGATTCAGTAGAAAAAGAACCCGTGAAGAGCTCAAAATCGACGATGATTACGATATTGTAACCATTATAGCAATGGGCTACCCCGGCAATATGTCCAGATTACCGGAGGATCTGCAAAAGAAGGAGCATCCTGGGGTAAGAAAACCTGTAGAATCTCTTATAATTGAAATGGATGAAAGCTTGCCTAAATGA
- the mscL gene encoding large conductance mechanosensitive channel protein MscL — translation MIKEFKEFALKGNMVDLAIGIIIGGAFGKIVTSLVNDMIMPLIGVLLGDTDFTNLFVVLGEGQYLTLEEAQTAGALTLNYGLFLNNIVDFLIIAFAIFMVIKQLNKMKRKEEMAPAPETTKKCSFCFEEVHIDATRCPHCTSVIE, via the coding sequence ATGATAAAGGAATTCAAAGAATTTGCCCTCAAAGGAAACATGGTAGACCTGGCAATAGGTATAATAATAGGCGGGGCCTTTGGTAAGATAGTGACTTCATTGGTAAATGATATGATTATGCCGCTTATTGGGGTATTGCTTGGGGATACTGATTTCACCAATTTGTTCGTGGTGTTGGGAGAAGGTCAATATCTTACTTTGGAAGAAGCTCAAACTGCAGGGGCATTGACGCTCAATTATGGATTGTTTTTAAATAATATTGTAGATTTTCTAATAATTGCATTTGCAATCTTCATGGTGATTAAGCAGTTAAACAAAATGAAAAGGAAAGAGGAAATGGCGCCAGCACCTGAAACTACAAAAAAATGCAGTTTTTGCTTTGAAGAGGTACATATCGATGCAACCAGATGTCCACATTGTACATCTGTTATTGAATAG
- the dnaJ gene encoding molecular chaperone DnaJ, whose amino-acid sequence MSKRDYYEVLGVSKGASEDEIKKAYRKLAMKYHPDRNPEDKEAEENFKEVNEAYEVLSDSSKRSQYDQFGHAGMGNGAGGFGGFGGGAGFDDIFGDIFDMFGGGFSGSRSRRPQKGPDIKVGITLDFEEAVFGVEKDIKISRDEECEVCHGSGAESGSDVKTCDKCNGSGQVRVNQRTPFGVMQTVKTCDKCHGEGKIVSKPCKACGGKGTKRKEKSISINIPAGVEDGNVLPLRGEGEPGTLGGPRGDVYVYISVKSHPFFEREGTNIFCEIPITFVQAALGDEIMIPSLNEKKKKIEQIKFTIPEGTQSHQTFRLKGRGVANPMGYGKGDQYVKVKVEIPKKLNDEQKELLRKFAEVDGEHEIHEQGKSFWDKVKKYFN is encoded by the coding sequence ATGAGCAAACGAGACTATTATGAGGTCCTGGGAGTCAGCAAGGGTGCCTCTGAGGATGAGATAAAAAAAGCATACAGAAAGCTTGCAATGAAGTACCATCCGGATAGAAATCCCGAAGACAAAGAAGCAGAGGAAAACTTCAAGGAAGTAAACGAAGCTTACGAAGTCTTAAGCGATTCATCTAAGCGCTCACAATACGATCAATTCGGGCATGCAGGCATGGGAAATGGTGCCGGTGGATTCGGCGGATTTGGCGGCGGTGCCGGATTTGACGATATCTTTGGCGATATATTCGATATGTTTGGCGGAGGCTTTTCGGGAAGTAGATCTAGAAGGCCCCAAAAGGGTCCGGATATAAAGGTCGGCATAACACTTGACTTCGAAGAGGCAGTTTTTGGCGTAGAAAAGGATATTAAGATATCAAGAGATGAAGAATGCGAGGTATGTCACGGTTCCGGAGCAGAATCCGGAAGTGATGTTAAGACCTGTGACAAATGCAACGGATCAGGACAAGTAAGAGTGAATCAAAGGACTCCCTTTGGAGTCATGCAGACTGTAAAGACATGCGATAAGTGCCACGGAGAAGGAAAGATTGTCTCCAAGCCTTGTAAGGCATGTGGTGGAAAAGGGACAAAGAGGAAAGAAAAGTCCATATCAATTAACATTCCTGCAGGAGTCGAGGACGGCAACGTTCTTCCTTTAAGGGGAGAAGGAGAACCGGGAACCTTAGGTGGGCCAAGAGGAGATGTCTACGTATATATTAGCGTCAAATCCCATCCTTTCTTTGAAAGGGAAGGGACGAACATATTTTGTGAAATTCCGATAACATTTGTTCAGGCTGCTCTGGGGGACGAGATAATGATTCCGTCATTGAACGAAAAGAAAAAGAAGATAGAACAAATTAAATTTACGATACCTGAGGGAACACAATCCCACCAGACCTTCAGACTAAAGGGGCGTGGAGTTGCTAATCCCATGGGTTACGGAAAAGGCGATCAGTACGTAAAAGTCAAGGTCGAAATTCCTAAAAAGCTAAATGATGAGCAAAAGGAATTGCTTAGAAAATTTGCTGAAGTCGATGGAGAGCACGAAATTCACGAACAAGGCAAAAGCTTTTGGGACAAGGTAAAAAAATATTTCAACTGA
- the dnaK gene encoding molecular chaperone DnaK, with translation MGKEKIIGIDLGTTNSCVAVLEGGEPVVIPNAEGNRTTPSVLAVTKDGERLVGQVAKRQAVTNPDKTVASIKREMGTDHKVTIDGTEYTPQQISAMILQKLKADAEAYLGEKVTKAVITVPAYFSDSQRQATKDAGKIAGLEVLRIINEPTAASLAYGLDKEENQKIMVYDLGGGTFDVSILELGDGVFEVLATNGDNHLGGDDFDQRVIDYLAEEFKKENGVDLRNDKIALQRLKEAAEKAKIELSGVMSSNINLPFITATQEGPKHLDVTLSRAKFDELTADLVERTIGPVKSAMKDAGLEADKINKIILVGGSTRTPAVQEAVKKITGKDAYKGINPDECVAIGAAIQAGVLAGEVKDVLLLDVTPLSLGIETMGGVFTKLIERNTTIPTKKSQIFSTAADNQTAVDIHVLQGEREIASYNKTLGRFQLAGIAPAPRGIPQIEVTFDIDANGIVNVSAKDLGTGKSQNVVIQSSTNMSDEEIEKAVKEAEKFAEEDKKKKDEVEVKNTADSTIYQIEKSLKDLGDKVAADEKQKVEDAVKDLKEKMEGSDVEAIRKATEALNEVFHPIAQKLYEQASQGAQGEAQEAQNDADDVVDADYEVVDDEDENK, from the coding sequence ATGGGAAAAGAAAAAATTATAGGAATTGACTTGGGTACAACTAACTCTTGCGTAGCTGTGCTTGAAGGAGGAGAGCCTGTTGTAATTCCAAACGCTGAAGGAAACAGGACCACGCCATCAGTTCTTGCAGTTACTAAAGATGGAGAAAGATTGGTAGGCCAGGTTGCAAAGAGGCAAGCGGTCACAAACCCTGACAAGACAGTGGCATCTATTAAAAGAGAGATGGGAACTGACCATAAGGTAACCATTGATGGAACAGAATATACCCCGCAACAGATTTCTGCAATGATTCTTCAAAAGCTTAAGGCTGATGCTGAAGCCTACTTGGGAGAAAAGGTGACTAAAGCAGTTATAACAGTACCGGCTTATTTCAGCGACAGTCAAAGACAGGCAACTAAGGATGCTGGAAAGATAGCAGGATTAGAAGTATTAAGAATCATAAATGAGCCGACTGCCGCATCGTTGGCATATGGCCTTGATAAGGAAGAGAACCAAAAGATAATGGTTTATGACCTAGGCGGCGGAACATTCGACGTATCAATACTTGAGCTAGGGGATGGAGTATTCGAAGTTCTCGCGACCAATGGTGACAACCATCTTGGAGGAGACGACTTTGACCAAAGAGTCATTGATTATCTTGCAGAAGAGTTCAAGAAGGAAAATGGGGTAGATTTAAGAAATGACAAGATTGCCTTGCAGAGACTTAAAGAAGCCGCAGAAAAGGCGAAAATCGAGCTTTCAGGAGTCATGAGCTCTAATATAAACCTTCCATTTATTACTGCAACACAGGAAGGGCCTAAGCACTTGGACGTGACCTTGTCCAGAGCGAAATTTGATGAGTTGACAGCAGACCTGGTGGAAAGAACAATAGGTCCGGTTAAAAGCGCTATGAAAGATGCCGGGCTTGAAGCAGATAAGATTAACAAGATAATCCTTGTTGGTGGATCAACAAGAACTCCTGCTGTACAGGAAGCTGTAAAGAAAATTACAGGAAAAGATGCTTACAAGGGAATCAATCCGGATGAATGCGTAGCTATCGGTGCTGCGATTCAAGCAGGAGTACTTGCAGGAGAAGTAAAAGACGTATTGCTTCTTGATGTAACTCCTTTGTCACTTGGGATTGAAACCATGGGTGGCGTATTCACTAAGCTTATCGAGCGAAACACGACCATACCAACAAAGAAGAGTCAAATATTCTCTACTGCCGCTGACAATCAAACCGCAGTAGACATACACGTGCTACAAGGGGAAAGAGAGATTGCATCTTATAACAAAACCTTGGGCAGATTCCAACTGGCAGGAATTGCTCCGGCACCAAGAGGAATCCCGCAGATTGAAGTAACATTTGATATCGATGCTAACGGAATAGTAAACGTAAGCGCAAAGGATTTAGGAACAGGAAAATCCCAAAATGTGGTAATTCAATCTTCTACAAACATGAGTGATGAAGAAATAGAAAAAGCAGTAAAAGAAGCAGAAAAATTTGCTGAAGAGGACAAGAAGAAAAAAGACGAGGTAGAAGTTAAGAATACTGCTGACTCTACGATATATCAGATTGAAAAGTCTCTTAAGGACTTGGGAGATAAAGTAGCTGCTGATGAAAAACAAAAAGTTGAAGATGCAGTTAAGGACCTGAAAGAAAAAATGGAAGGTTCTGATGTAGAGGCTATTAGAAAAGCGACAGAAGCACTTAACGAAGTCTTCCATCCAATAGCACAAAAGCTTTATGAACAGGCTTCTCAGGGAGCGCAAGGCGAAGCACAAGAGGCTCAAAACGATGCTGATGACGTAGTAGATGCAGATTATGAAGTTGTAGACGATGAGGATGAAAACAAATAG
- the grpE gene encoding nucleotide exchange factor GrpE, with protein sequence MILNNEKNNDEALNDEKVDLEENQEQEAQDDQRESVEEKPAEENKEDESLQNQLIRLQADFDNFRKRTIREKDEIYKYALEDFSSNLLPVLDNLERAVSSLEKSKIEDEYANGVKMVLTQLKDVLAKEGLSEIECENQEFDPNLHHGVTVEDSDEHKEDQIIEVFQKGYTFKEKVIRPAMVKICKKS encoded by the coding sequence ATGATTTTGAATAATGAAAAAAATAATGATGAAGCACTTAATGACGAAAAGGTAGATTTGGAAGAAAATCAGGAGCAAGAGGCTCAAGATGATCAAAGGGAGTCGGTTGAAGAAAAACCAGCCGAAGAAAATAAAGAAGATGAAAGCCTTCAAAACCAATTGATTCGTCTCCAAGCTGATTTTGACAACTTTAGAAAGCGCACAATTCGCGAGAAAGATGAAATATACAAATATGCATTAGAGGATTTTTCATCGAATCTTTTGCCGGTTTTGGATAATCTTGAAAGAGCGGTATCATCCCTCGAGAAAAGCAAGATTGAAGACGAATATGCAAACGGTGTTAAGATGGTTTTGACTCAACTCAAAGACGTGCTTGCCAAGGAAGGCTTAAGTGAAATAGAGTGCGAAAATCAAGAGTTTGATCCAAACCTGCACCATGGGGTTACGGTGGAAGATTCTGATGAGCATAAAGAAGATCAAATTATTGAAGTTTTCCAAAAGGGATACACATTTAAAGAGAAAGTGATCAGACCAGCGATGGTCAAGATTTGCAAAAAAAGCTGA